The following are encoded together in the Xiphophorus hellerii strain 12219 chromosome 3, Xiphophorus_hellerii-4.1, whole genome shotgun sequence genome:
- the LOC116717500 gene encoding nucleolar GTP-binding protein 2: MVKPQFKGKNSINPSSSSSNPDRAKGAGGNNMRDRATIKRLNMYRQKQRCNNRGKVIKPLQYQSTVAPGTVARVEPNIKWFTNTRVIKQSALQKFQEEMGSVQKDPYRVVMRQSKLPMSLLHDKAKPHNSKVHILDTEGFETTFGPKAQRKRPNLLVGDVKDLVERAEASALNYSADKDTNLVTEDTGVREEVREEIFKKGQSKRIWGELYKVIDSSDVIIQVLDARDPMGTRSKSIETYLKKEKPWKHLIFVLNKCDLIPTWVTKRWVAVLSQEYPTLAFHASLTNSFGKGSLIQLLRQFGKLHTDKKQISVGFIGYPNVGKSSVINTLRSKKVCNVAPLAGETKVWQYITLMRRIFLIDCPGVVYPSEDSESDIVLKGVVQVEKIKNPEEHIGAVLERAKPEYIQKTYRIPTWSSADDFLEKLAFRTGKLLKGGEPDLSTVSKMVLNDWQRGRIPFFVKPPGPEGDPEDEKPLPLEGPPAAEQNVQEEQADNLDGASGEQEEQQQRQKEQVQKILANVRQNFGKINVAPEFTEEDLIPVEMPDLDLSDFSGSDVDEDVDEDEGGQEDEPSAEPADGDAEVSEDTPSQTDGTKGKKSLREVIREHDEKITKYKQFLDRAKSKRFSEIRIPKALSEKVFTDLKTKQEAAKQAQKRENPSTATNQKSKKRKSVEDDDKSIPQHRLTSKQRRALDRAKKGKKVGVRYYETHNVKNKNKNRKIPAPPAESRGAKRSKH; the protein is encoded by the exons ATGGTAAAGCCTCAGTTTAAGGGGAAGAACTCGATAAACCCTTCTTCATCCAGCTCGAACCCCG ATCGAGCCAAAGGTGCAGGGGGAAACAACATGAGGGACAGAGCCACCATTAAGCGTCTGAATAtgtacagacaaaaacaaagatg TAACAACCGAGGGAAAGTTATCAAACCTTTACAGTACCAGTCTACAGTAGCACCAGGAACAGTGGCCAGAGTTGAACCCAACATCAAATGGTTTA CAAACACTCGAGTGATAAAGCAGTCAGCCCTCCAGAAGTTTCAAGAGGAGATGGGATCAGTACAGAAGGATCCATACCGTGTGGTGATGAGGCAAAGCAAACTGCCCATGTCTCTTTTGCATGACAAAGCCAAACCTCAT AACTCTAAGGTGCACATACTAGACACTGAGGGATTTGAGACCACATTTGGACCTAAGGCTCAGAGGAAGCGGCCCAATCTCCTGGTTGGAGATGTGAAGGATCTTGTAGAGAGAGCGGAGGCTTCAGCGTTGAACTACAGTGCCGACAAAGACACGAACTTGGTGACAGAGGACACTGGTGTCCG GGAGGAAGTACGTGAGGAGATTTTCAAAAAGGGTCAATCGAAGAGGATCTGGGGAGAACTCTACAAG GTGATCGACTCGTCTGATGTCATAATCCAAGTGCTGGACGCCCGTGATCCGATGGGAACCCGCTCCAAAAGCATTGAGACATATCTGAAGAAAGAGAAACCTTGGAAACATCTCATCTTTGTATTAAACAAGTGTGATCTTATCCCTACCTGGGTCACG AAACGATGGGTTGCCGTTCTGTCCCAAGAGTATCCAACTCTAGCTTTCCATGCCAGCCTGACCAACTCATTTGGTAAAGGTTCTCTCATCCAGCTCCTCAGGCAGTTTGGGAAG CTCCACACAGACAAGAAACAGATAAGCGTGGGTTTCATTGGCTACCCAAACGTGGGAAAGAGTTCAGTTATCAACACTCTGCGCTCAAAGAAGGTCTGCAACGTGGCACCCCTCGCTGGAGAAACAAAG GTGTGGCAGTACATCACACTAATGAGGCGCATCTTCCTCATCGACTGCCCCGGTGTCGTTTACCCATCAGAGGACAGCGAGTCTGATATAGTCCTAAAGGGAGTg GTTCAAGTGGAGAAGATCAAAAACCCAGAAGAGCACATCGGTGCGGTACTGGAACGAGCCAAACCCGAGTACATCCAGAAGACTTACCGAATCCCAACATGGAGTTCTGCTGATGACTTCCTTGAGAAGCTGGCATTCCGTACTGGGAAGCTTCTAAAG GGAGGTGAGCCCGATCTCAGTACGGTCtccaaaatggttttaaatgacTGGCAGAGGGGACGGATCCCCTTCTTTGTGAAGCCTCCTGGACCAGAGGGAGATCCAGAA GATGAAAAACCATTGCCCCTGGAAGGTCCACCGGCTGCAGAGCAGAACGTTCAGGAGGAACAGGCGGATAATCTGGACGGCGCGTCCGGAGAACAAGAGgaacagcagcagcggcagAAGGAACAGGTCCAGAAGATCCTTGCTAATGTCCGACAGAACTTTGGCAAGATCAACGTGGCGCCTGAGTTCACTGAGGAAGATTTGATTCCTGTGGAGATGCCAGACTTGGACTTGTCTGATTTTTCTGGCTCCGACGTTGATGAGGACGTTGACGAAGACGAGGGAGGGCAGGAAGACGAGCCCAGTGCAGAGCCAGCTGATGGAGATGCTGAGGTCTCTGAGGACACACCATCTCAGACTGACGGTACCAAAGGCAAAAAGAGTTTACGGGAGGTAATCCGTGAGCACGATGAGAAAATTACGAAGTACAAGCAGTTCCTGGACCGAGCCAAATCCAAGCGCTTCTCTGAAATCCG AATACCAAAGGCACTTTCTGAGAAAGTGTTTACAGACCTCAAGACCAAACAAGAAGCAGCTAAACAAGCACAGAAGAGAGAGAATCCGTCAACAG CTACAAACCAGAAGAGCAAGAAGAGGAAAAGTGTGGAGGATGATGATAAATCTATTCCGCAGCACAGGCTTACATCTAAACAG AGGAGAGCACTGGACCGTGCTAAGAAGGGGAAGAAAGTTGGAGTGCGTTACTATGAAACGCACaatgtgaaaaacaagaacaagaacaGAAAGATTCCAGCACCGCCTGCAGAAAGTCGTGGGGCTAAAAGATCAAAGCACTAG